In the genome of Anabaena cylindrica PCC 7122, the window GGTAACTTGTCAAGATAAACTTCTGCATCTAACTCCTAAAGAGTATTGTTTATTAGAACTTTTTTTACTTAATCCCAAACGGATTTTTAGCCGTAGTGCTATTCTCGAAAAATTATGGGATTTTGCAGATACACCAGGAGAGGAAACAGTCAGTACTCATATTAAATGTTTACGCCAAAAACTTAAAGCGGCTGGGTCATCAGATCCTATTGAAACTGTGCATGGATTAGGTTATAAACTTAAACCTCCATCTCTATTACAAGCTTCAGATACTGCTGTAATCTTATCTGGTAACATTCAGAAACCAGAAAAATCTTACCAACAAAGGGTGAAATCAAGTACGTATAAAATTTGGGAGAAATTTAAAGACAAATTTGCTGAACAATTTGCTGTTTTAGAGCAAGTTAGTGACTTATTAGCAGTAGAAAAACTCACACCTGAATTACAACAGCAGGCACAATATCAAGCACATAAATTAGCTGGTTCATTAGGTATTTTTGGCTTAATCCAAGGTTCGGAAATTGCTAGAGAGTTAGAAAATTTGTTAGAACCGCAAATCAAAATAGAGGAGTTGCAGAGCCAGCAAATTTTTAAATTAGTGAAAATGTTAGCATCAGAGATACATAAAAAACCAGAATTGGAATCAAAGTCAGATCAAATTTCTTATTCTCCATTGATTTTAATTGTGGATGATGATCTAATTTTGGCAGAAAGAATTAGAATTGAAGCGATCGCATGGGGGTTAAGGGTAGAAATCGCTACAGACCTAGATGTAGCCCGAAAAGCTATCACCCAAAATCCCCCTAATATCGTTTTACTCGATCTGAATTTTCCTAGTTCCACAGAAACTGGACTAACATTACTGAAACAACTAACACAGCAAATTCCGAAAATTCCTGTATTAACCTTCACAGGTAAGGGTAATTTAACCGACAGACTCGAAGTAGCAAGTTTAGGTGGGTGTCTTTTTTTACAAAAACCCTTGCCTACTTATGAAATTCTCAAAGCAGTTACCGAGATTTTGAATCGAAGTCAGTCCAAATCTGCTCATCGTGTCATGGTAGTAGATGATGACTTAACAGCACTCTCACATATATCTAGTTTATTGCTACCTCTAGGACTAGAAGTGATAGTCCTCAATAATTCAAAACATTTTTGGGATGTACTGAGAGATAACAATCCCGATATATTAGTGCTAGATCAAGAAATGCCAGATTTTAGCGGATTAGATTTGTGTAAAGTGGTCAGAAATGACCCTAAATGGTACAATTTGCCGATAATATTTTGGTCAATACATACCAAAGAAAGTGATCTTGATCAAGCATTTACAGTTGGAGCAGACGATTATATTAGTAAGTCTACAGATATAACAGAACTAACAACTAGAATTATCCGTCGTCTCAAGCGAGTTGAAATTTAAGGGCATGAAAAGTGCTATGAATGCAAGAATTGACCAGAGATTTTTCCCTTATATAGGTGCTATTAGTTCATTAGCCATAGCTATGCTCGCCGTAGGCACTGCCCTCTTCATAACCTGGCAACTGAAATCTGTACTCACAAATACCATCGCTTCATTTTTTTTCGTGGCAGTTGCAGTTTCTACCTGGTATGGCGGACTCCGACTAGGATTAATGACAACCATACTATCAGTATTGACGATCAACTATTTTTTTATTCCCCCGATCTACAACTTTACTCCTGCAACTTGGAACGATTTTATTTTGTTAGGGTTATTTTTTGCAAATAGCTCAATCATCAGTTTACTCAGTTATGACCTACAGAGAAGTAAAAAGACACTAGAACAAATCAACCAGCAACTACTCGGAGAAAGTACGCAGCGTTACGCCAGTTTAGCCGCAGCAGTTCCCGTTGGCATCTTTCGCACCAATCTGGTAGGACATTGCCTTTATGTGAATGAACAGTGGTGCAAAATAACTGGAATGACCTTTGATCAAGCCCTGGGAACTGGCTGGGTACAAGCTTTGCATCCAAGCGATCGCGATCGCATTATTCAAGCATGGAGTCAAACCACTCAAAACCAAGAAAAATCTATTACTGTGGAATTCAGATTTCTCCGTCCTGATGGTGTAGTGACATGGGTATTCACTCAAGCAGTAGTAGAACAAACAAACAATGGAGAAGTAATTAGCTATATTGGCACAGTCACAGATATTAGTGAAAGCAAACAACGAGAAGAACAACTCAGATTACTAGAATCTGTAATTGTTACCACCAATGATGCCGTCCTCATTACCGCAGCCGAACCCATAGACTTACCAGGGCCAAAGATTGTTTACGTTAATCCTGCATTTACGCAAATGACAGGATACACCTCAGCCGAAATATTAGGAAAAACACCGCGCATTCTCCAGGGAGAAAAGACCGAACGAGCAGCATTAGATAAAATCAGAGCCAATCTCCAAACTTGGCAACCAGTCCAAGTAGAAATGATCAATTACCGCAAAGACGGCTCTGATTTTTGGGTCGAATTAAATATCATTCCTGTAACAGATGAAAGAGGCTGGTTTACTCATTGGATTGCCATTCAACGAGATATTACAGATAGAAAACAAGCAGAAACAACATTAAAATTGGCAAATGTAAAATTAGAAAGCCGGGTAGCTTTACGCACCATAGAACTCAGTCAAGCAAATGCTCAACTCCAACTAGAACTGAAAGAACGTCAAAGGGCAGAAGTAGCATTAAGGCAAAGTGAAGCCAAATTTCGCTCTTTAAGTGAATTTTCACCAATGGGCATTTTTATGAACGATGCTCAGGGGCAGTGTATTTATACTAATCCTCGCGCTCAGGAAATTGCTGGATACACCTTTGCGGAAGCCTTGGGATTTGGATGGTTAGAATTTGTTCATCCTCAAGACCGAAAGCAAATTACTCCTCAGTGGATTCAAGCCTTTTCAGAACAGCAAGGAACTGTATATGAAGAACTTCGGTATGTTCATAAAGATGGAACAATTCGCTACGCACGAGTGCAAAGTGCGCCTATTTTTGCTGAAAATAATAAATTTATTGCTAATGTTGGCACAATGGAAGATATTACAGCCAGTCGAGCAATTGCTCAAATGAAAAATGAGTTCATTTCTGTTGTTAGTCATGAACTTCGTACCCCCCTCACCGCTATTCGTGGTTCATTAGGATTGTTAGCTGCGGGAGTCTATGATAAAAAACCAGAAAAGGGAAAACGGATGTTACAAATTGCCTCAGAGCAAACAGACCGACTAGTGCGGTTAGTCAATGACATCCTAGATTTGGGACGATTGGAATCGGGAAAAATGACTTTGGTAATGCAAAGTTGTGATGCAGCGACACTAATCGGTAAATCTGTAGATGCTATGCAATCTAGTGCTGAACAAAATCAGATTACCCTATCTGTAAATTCTCCTCCATCTCTCCAACTTTGGGCAAATCCTGATGCCATTATTCAAACTTTGACTAATCTATTGAGTAATGCAATTAAGTTTTCTCCTCCGCATACGACTATTTGGATAAATGTTGAATGCTGTGAAGATATTGAAAATGTCTCTGGGTCTTCTTCACCTCATTCTCTGGTGAGATTTGAAGTGAAAGATCAAGGTAGAGGAATTCCACTAGACAAACTAGAGGCAATATTTGATCGTTTTCAACAAGTTGATGCTTCTGATTCTCGTGAAAAAGGGGGTACAGGTTTAGGTTTAGCTATATGCCGTCGAATTATTCAACAACATGATGGTAATATCTGGGCTGAAAGTACTATGGGTGAAGGCAGTAGTTTTTATTTCACCTTAAAAAGAACAGGGAACAGTGAATAGGGAACAGGGAACAGGCAGCAGAAGAGATAATTACGAATTACAAATTACAAATTACAAATTACAAATTACAAATTACGAATTACGAATTACGAATTATGATGTTATGTCCATAAAGTGTATTTTGGTAATTGATGACGAAGAGGTAATTCAGGAAGTGATTCAAGGATGCCTGGAAGATATAGGAGAATGGGAAGTTATTACTGCTAGTTCAGGTAAAGAAGGATTGTTAGTAGCTGAATCTAAATTACCAGATGGCATACTGTTGGATGTATCTATGCCCGAAATGGATGGTTTAGAGACGCTTCAAAAATTACAACTACATCCTGTGACGCAAAGGATTCCTGTTGTGCTGTTAACCGCTAAGGTTCAACCTGCTGATCAAGCTCGGTTTTCTCAATTAGCCGTTGCTGGGGTTATCCCCAAACCGTTTGATCCCTTGATTTTAGTTGATTTGGTAGCAAATGCTTTCCATTGGGATGTATGAACTTTGCCAACTTCAAGTTTTCTTCAATTATTTTTTATAAGCTGGACAAAACAAGTTACAGGTTATCGAGCAAAATAGAGCATCTAGATGCAGATTTTGAAATTTTTTAGACTAAATATGTTTGGACTAAATATGGAAATATTGGGGTGGCAAACATGACGACCAGACGCATTTTGGTTGTTGATGATGAGGAATTTATTCAAGAGATAGTCCAGTCCTGTTTTGAGGATATTGCTGGTTGGGATGTGATTACTGCTAGTTCGGGTAAGGAAGGTTTAGTTAAGGCTATGAAGGAACAGCCCGATGCTATTGTTCTGGATATGATGATGCCAGAAATGGACGGTATGACATTTCTACGATATTTGAAAGCAGATCCCAATATCCAATCTATTCCTGTGGTGCTAATTACAGCGAAGGTTGATTTTACAGAACCCATGCGTTTATTGAGTTTGGGAGTAGCAGGTGCGATCGCAAAACCTTTTGATCCCATATTACTAGTCGATCAAGTTTGTAACTACCTTGGGTGGTAATTCATAAGAATTCTACACCAAGGTAATTATCACTCCTCCTTACTCCTGTATTTGTGTCGAAAAGTATCTATTTATTGTTTCTTCGTTACATTGTCTTCATCTTCAAACTTTCTTCAAATTTGCCTACTAAATTAAAAGAAGATTAAAGCAAGTTTTTTAAAACAAGTTTAATCTGCTATAAAAAACTTTTTTAGGATGAGGTTTAAAAAATTATGTCTAACTGTATTTGTTGCTCCAACAAACTACTACGCCACATTCGTAACCATCAAGTAGTTTTATTTTGTCGTAATTGTTGGCAAGAAATGCCGGCAACTAATCCAAAAAGAGCATATTCACTATCTATGTCTGTACCTTCTCATATAGGTATCAAAGAATTCATCGCTACACATTAAATTTTTCGGTTTACAATTAAACTCAATTCATTAATGAAAATCAAAACCTAATTCCTTTTTTTAAGCCCCGCACTCATGTGTGGGGTGATAATCACTTGGGTATAACCTGCGGTTGGCATTGCTAACTATTTCTGATTTTAAAATACATGAAGCAGAAAAATTAGTGCTTCTGCTTACCCTTGAATAGAATATTTTTCACGCAAATAATTGTACTTGTATAGCCGTTTTGGTTGTTGAATTACTATAGAGGATTTACTTAAAATTCTTTCTGTTAAAGAACAGGAAAGACCCTGAGTAAATACTGGCATTTCTTGCCAACAACTACGGCAAAACCAATAAATTTCCGACTGGCGTATATGTTGTAAAAGTAAATTAGAACAACAGGGACAATAATTCATATATTTCTCAAATTAGATTTTAAAAGGTGTTGATCTGTTAAGAATAGCCATGAGAAAAATTCAGAGATATTCCCAACAAGTATTTATAGTTCTCAACTATAATTTATAAATATGAGGAAGTCGTGAGGAAACTTTTAATAAAAAAATATTCCGTAATATTTCTAAACATCTGTTTTTTGAATTTCGATTTCCGCACAGCGGTACTGGTTATATCTTCACAAGTTCCTCAAGTTTGGGCTGTATATAAAGTAGGGGTTGCTGAATAAGTCTTTTCGGTAGGGCTAGAAGTCAGATGTAAAAACTGGTTCATCAAATATATTTGTAGCTTTTAAAGGATTCCCAAATATGCAGAAAATACAACAAAATCAAGAAAATGAGCGCCCATTATCTAAAGAACAAGCACTAGTCTTACCGTTTAACACCGTGGGAATTGCAGATATACCCTTCGTAGGTGGAAAAAATGCCTCTTTAGGAGAGATGATTCAACAACTGAGTTCCAAAGGAGTACAAGTTCCCACTGGGTTTGCTACCACTGCATACGCTTATAGATTTTTCATTAGTGGAGCAGGACTGGAAACAAAACTAAGACAGATTTTTGCAGATTTAGATGTAGAGGATATAGATAATCTGCGTCAATGTGGTAAACAAGCTAGAGCATTGATGTTAGATACGCCATTTCCGCTAGAGTTGCAACAAGCGATCGCACAATCCTATCAAATTCTCTGCCAAGAATACGGTGAAGATACTGATGTTGCAGTACGTTCTAGTGCCACAGCCGAAGACTTACCAGACGCTAGTTTTGCCGGACAGCAGGAAACCTATCTCAATGTCCACGGAATCAAAGGTGTATTAGAATCTTGTCATAAATGCTTTGCTTCCATTTTCACTGACCGTGCTATTTCCTACCGACAAAATAAAGGCTTCGATCACTTTGAAGTAGCCCTATCAGTCGGGGTACAAAAAATGGTACGTTCTGACTTGGCTTGTTCTGGTGTCATGTTCTCCATTGACACAGAAACAGGTTTTAAAGATGCAGCCTTAATTACCGCTGCTTATGGTTTGGGTGAAACCGTGGTTCAAGGTGCAGTTAACCCAGACGAATATTTAGTATTTAAACCAACTCTTAAACAAGGATTTAAACCAATTCTCCAAAAACGTTTGGGGACAAAAGAAATTAAAATGGTTTATGACTTGGGAGGGATGAAATTAACTAAAAATGTTTCTGTTCTCCCTTCAGAACGCCACCAATTTGCCCTCAATAATGGCGAGATACTCCAGTTAGCAACCTGGACTAGTATTATTGAAGACCATTATTCTCAAGTGCGTGGTATGGACACGCCAATGGATATTGAATGGGCAAAAGATGGAGTGACAGGAGAATTATTTATCGTCCAAGCTAGACCAGAAACAGTACAATCTCAAAAAACGAAAAATGTTCTGAGAAGTTATCAATTAAAAGAAAAAGGGCAAATTATACTCACAGGTCGTAGCGTTGGGGAAATGATTGGTCAAGGTAAAGCTAGAGTTATTCTTGATGCGTCGCAAATTCAACAATTTCAAGCCGGAGATGTGCTAGTAACAAATCGCACAGATCCAGACTGGGAACCAATTATGAAAAAAGCCAGTGCCATTGTTACTAACTCTGGTGGTAGAACCTGTCATGCATCCATAATTGCCAGAGAAATGGGAATTCCGGCTATTGTCGGTTGTGGTAATGCGACGACAGAATTACAAACTGGACAAGAAATTACTGTTAGTTGTGCAGAAGGGGAAACAGGCAAAGTTTATGCAGGTTTATTGAACTTTGAAATTAATGAATTACCTTTAGAAAATTTGCCCCGCACCCGCACTAAAATTATGATGAATGTGGGCAACCCAGAAGAGGCACTAGGTTTAACAGCGATTCCTAATGATGGTGTGGGTTTAGCAAGAATGGAATTTATTATTGCTAACCATATTAAAGCCCATCCTTTAGCATTACTGCATTTTGATGATTTAGAAGATGAACTGGCTAAATACAAAATTGCTGAGTTAACTGCCCAATATGAAAATAAAGCTGAATTCTTTATTGATAAACTAGCGCAAGGTATTGGTACAATTGCCGCTGCTTTTTATCCTAAACCTGTAATTGTCCGGTTGTCCGATTTCAAGAGTAACGAATATGCAAACCTCTTAGGTGGTAGACAATTTGAACCGAAAGAAGAAAATCCGATGCTTGGTTGGCGTGGTGCTTCTCGTTACTACGATCCCCGTTACCGTGAAGGTTTTGCCCTTGAATGTGAGGCAATGAAGCGGGTGCGGAATGAAATGGGTTTAACCAATATGATTTTGATGGTTCCCTTTTGTCGTACTCCTGAAGAAGGAAGACGTGTGCTGGCGGAAATGGCAGCAAATGGGTTAGTCAAGGGCGAAAATGGTTTAGAAGTTTATGTGATGTGTGAGTTACCCAGTAACGTGATTTTAGCTGATGAGTTTAGCCAAGTCTTTGACGGCTTTTCCATAGGTTCCAATGACTTGACACAATTAACTTTAGGTTTAGATCGGGATTCTGAGTTAGTGGCACATTTGTTTGATGAACGCAATTCAGCTGTCAAGAGAACAATTGCCAGAGCGATCGCTACTGTCAAACAGTTTAATCGCAAAATTGGTATCTGCGGTCAAGCCCCCAGCGATTATCCAGAATTTGCACGCTTCCTTGTCGAAGAAGGAATTGATTCAATCAGTCTCAACCCTGACTCTGTACTCAAAACTCTGTTAGAAATCGCCGCAGCGGAAGCAGTATCTTGAACGGGAGTAGGAGGCAGGAGGCACAGGGCAGGGGGAAAGAATTAAACACCAATGAGATAGCAACAACAATTTGGTAACTATATAGACAATCTTCACCCTGTACCTTTGTCAAGACGTTTAGTGGTAGAGTTAGAAATAGGAATAAAACTGTAGGCGCTAAAATTTATTTAAAGTCGTATCCAAATGATTCATTTCGTCTCTATTATATGTGACTTGGCAAGAGCAATGTATCTATATTAATCAATAAAAACGCATAAATACTTCTCAAAAGTCAAAAATTTAGGATTTGGAACATTTTGATCAAAAAGCCTTAAATTATGCCCAAATATCAATAGGATAATTAAAATCGACCATTCATTATGCAATTCAACGAGCAACTGATTGATTTGCCAAATTTACATCAAGTGATTGATCGTTATCCTTTGACGATTAGTGTTGATAGTCATGTAGTCGATGCTATTATCTTGATGAATCAAGAACACAGTAATAGCTTAGAACTGATCAACTTTTCAGCAGTATTACCACGCCACAAATCAAGTCAAAAAGAAACTAGCTACGTTTTAGTGGTAGAAGAAACGCAGTTAGTAGGAATATTCACTCTGAGAGACGTATTAAGATTAACAGCTTTTGGTCTGGATTTATCCAGGACGACAATGGCTGAAGTGATGACCAAGCACCCCATTACATTAAAAAACTCAGAATTCCAGGATATTTCCACAGCTTTTTTGTTGTTAAAGCAGTATCAAATTCACCATCTACCAATTGTGGATGATGGGGGAGAATTACTAGGAATAATTACAGAATCGAGTTTATTACAACAATTGGATCTAGTGAAAATAGTCGGTATTGCTCAAGCTACACAGCAATATTTAGGTAAATCAATAAATGAATCGCCCAATGATCAGCAAATAGAAAGGGTAGTGCATAATACTCAGGATCTCTTACAAAGCCGGGTAGAAGAACAAGTTGCTGAAGAGATAAAAGTTACCGAAGAACTTCAGCAAACCTTAGAAGAAATGCAAATATTTGAAGAGGAAATAATTCAACAAAATGAACAACTTGGGGTTGCTCATGAGATTGCAGAATTAGAGCGCCGACGTTACCAAGATTTGTTTCAATTTACTCCTTATGGTTATGTTGTCACTGATAAATTGGGTCTAATTCAAGAAGCCAACTATGCGGCTTCATTGTTATTATCGGTAGATCAAAATTACTTAATAGGCAAACCAATAACAATTTTTATTGGTCAACCAGATCGACAAAATATTACATCCCAACTGAAAAATTTCCAGCAATTCCAAGAATGGGAAGTTGAACTTGAGCCACGACATGGGGAGTCTTTTCCTGCTAATGTGAGGATTTCAGCCATGTATGATTCCCAAAAACAGTGGTGTGGTTGGTGTTGGTTATTGTGCAATATTACTGAACGCAGGCAAGCAGAAGCAGCATTACGCCGAACCTCTGAACAGTTGGAACAAAAGGTAGCAGAACGTATTGCTGAATTGGTTATTATTAATCAAGCGTTACAACAAGAAATTATTGAGCATCAGCAGACAGAGTTAGCACTGCGGGAGAGTGAGGAAAGATTTCGCCAATTTGGGGAGAATATTCAAGCGCAGATAATTTGGATTAAATCTTGCAATAGCGGCGCAACTGTATATGTAAATTCTGCTTATGAGAAAATATGGGGACGGAGTTGCCAAAGTCTTAGAGAGCAACCCCTATCCTGGAAAGAAGCAATACATCCAGAAGATCGCGATCGCATCTTAACAGAAATAGATGAGAGTCATCAAAAAGGTGAATCCGCTAGTTTACAGTATCGCATTATCCAACCCAATGGAGAAATACGCTGGATTTGGGGCAGATGCTTCCCTGTTCAGAATCAGCAAGGAGAGCTTGAATATTGTGGCAGTATTACCGAAGATATTACCGAATACAAGCAAGTAGAAGAAGAACGCAGCAAGACTCAAGAACGACTGACTTTAGCCCTAGAAGCTGCCAACATGGGTATATGGGATTGGGAGATCCAGACCAACCAAACCCTATGGTCTAGCAATATGGGGCCAATTTATGGTTTACCGAGTCATACATTATGCCCCAGCCCGGAAAACTTCCTCTATTTAATCTATCCAGAAGACCGTAATAATTTCACTAAAGCTGTAAAACTTGCCATTGAGCAAAAAACTGAATTTGTCTCCGAACATCGAGTAATTTGGAGTGATGGCAGCCTGCATTGGTTAAGCGCCAGAGGTAAGGTTTATTATGATGAAAACGATCAGCCAGCCAGGATGCTTGGTACAACTAGAGAAATATCAGAACGAAAGCAAGCAGAGCAAAAAATCCACGAACAAGCAGCCCTACTTGATATCGCTACCGATGCAATTTTCGTGCGAGATTTCCAGACCGAAATCTTATTTTGGAATCAAGGTGCAGAAAAGATATACGGTTGGCAAAATCATGAAGCTATGGGTAAAAACTTCAGGGATATTTTTTACTCTACAACTTCGCCACAGCCAGAAGAAGTAATTGCGCTCCAGACTGTAGTTAAATCGGGAACTTGGCATGGTGAGTTACGTAGAAAAACCAAATTCGGCCAAGAAATTATGGTTGAAAGTCGTTGGACACTGATGTTTGACGCAGAGGGACAACCCAAATCTATTCTGATTGTAGATACTGATATTACTAAGAAAAAAGAACTTGAAGAACAGTTTTACCGCACCCAGCGTCTAGAAAGTATCGGGACTCTAGCAGGTGGCATTGCCCACGATATCAACAATATATTGACACCTATTTTAGGCGCAGCGCAATTACTCAAAGGTAGATTGGCCCATGAGCAAGAACGCCATCCCCTACTATTGACAATTATTGAAAATAATGCTAAACGCGGGGCAGGTTTAGTCAAGCAAGTGTTATCTTTTGCACGAGGATTAAAAGGAGAACGGGCAATTGTACAAGTTAAACATTTAATTGCAGATGTCATTCAAATTGGTAGACAGACATTTCCCAAATCTATCGAATTTGCAGCCCAGATATCAGAAGACCTATGGGCAGTTTCTGGAGACACGACACAACTACATCAAGTCCTGATGAATCTGGTAGTTAATGCCCGTGATGCGATGCCAGAAGGAGGCTGTCTGCAAATTACTGCGGAAAATCTGTTTATTGATGAAACCTATACGCGGATGAATTTTGAATCCAAAGTTGGACATCATATCGTTATTACAATTACAGATACTGGTATTGGAATGACACCAGAAATATTAAATAGAATTTTTGAACCATTTTTCACCACCAAAGAAGTTGGTACTGGTACAGGATTAGGTTTGTCAACGGTGTTGGGAATTATTAAAAGCCATGACGGTTTTATAACAGTTTCTAGCGAAGTTGCTAAAGGTAGTACATTTAAGATTTTCTTGCCGTCTGTAGAAGAACCTCAAATTCCGGCAATCGAAGATTTGGAAATGCACTCAGGGCAAGGAGAATTGATTTTGGTGGTAGATGATGAACCTCAAATTCGTGATGTTGCTAAAATCATCCTCGAACAATATAATTATCAAACGATAACTGCTAGTAATGGCATTGAAGCGATCGCACTTTATGCTCAACACAAAAAAAGCATCAGCGCAGTTTTAATGGATATGATGATGCCAGAAATGGATGGGATCACGGCTATTCGCACTTTGCAAAGAATGAATCCACAAGTCCAAGTGATTGCTTGTAGTGGACTAAGTACAATAGAAGTGTTACCAGAATCAGCCAATACAGAAGTACAGGCAGTTTTATTTAAACCCTATACTGCCAATGATTTATTGCGAAACATCGATCAAATAATTCGTAAAGCAGGAGTTTAGGAGTTCGGAGTTCGGAGGGAGGAGGGAGGGGGCAGGAGGGAGGAGGGAGGAGTCAGGAGTCAGGAGTCAGGAGGCAGGGGGCAGGGTGCAGAAGAGATAATTACGAATTACGAATTACGAATTACGAATTATGAATTACGAATTACGAATTACGAATTACGAATTTTTAAGACGGTATATAGATTCTGCCCCATTCTGGATTGTAAGTTTGGAGCGATCGCATATACTGAGCGCGTTCAAAGGAGCTAGGATTGGGACAGTTTAACTGGCTCATACTGCCTTGCATTTGGCGTACAGACTCGTATTCGTGTTTTTCCATCCATTCTCGCATTTCCTGCTCAATACACCGAATATGGTCAATACCATGCCGCATCAGTACAGAACAAAGCATAGTAATATTAGATCCAACCATGAGCATCTTTAAAACATCATGGGCGTTGTGGATACCACTCGTTGCAGCTAGGTCAGCATTGATGCGACCATACAGAATAGCAATCCAGCGCAGAGGTAAACGCATTGCTTGGGGAGTACTTAACAATACATGAGGTTCTACTTCTAAAGTTTCTAGGTTAATATCTGGTTGATAAAAACGATTAAATAAAACCAAACCATCAGCCCCAGCATCATCTAAACGTTTAGCCATATTCGCAGTATTAGTAAAATAAGGGCTGAGTTTCACTGCTACAGGAATAGTAACTGCGGCTTTAACAGCACTGAGAATATTGATATAATTTTGTTCAATATCTTGACTAATTAAATCCGGGTCTGTCGGAACATAGTAAATATTTAA includes:
- a CDS encoding PAS domain S-box protein; translation: MQFNEQLIDLPNLHQVIDRYPLTISVDSHVVDAIILMNQEHSNSLELINFSAVLPRHKSSQKETSYVLVVEETQLVGIFTLRDVLRLTAFGLDLSRTTMAEVMTKHPITLKNSEFQDISTAFLLLKQYQIHHLPIVDDGGELLGIITESSLLQQLDLVKIVGIAQATQQYLGKSINESPNDQQIERVVHNTQDLLQSRVEEQVAEEIKVTEELQQTLEEMQIFEEEIIQQNEQLGVAHEIAELERRRYQDLFQFTPYGYVVTDKLGLIQEANYAASLLLSVDQNYLIGKPITIFIGQPDRQNITSQLKNFQQFQEWEVELEPRHGESFPANVRISAMYDSQKQWCGWCWLLCNITERRQAEAALRRTSEQLEQKVAERIAELVIINQALQQEIIEHQQTELALRESEERFRQFGENIQAQIIWIKSCNSGATVYVNSAYEKIWGRSCQSLREQPLSWKEAIHPEDRDRILTEIDESHQKGESASLQYRIIQPNGEIRWIWGRCFPVQNQQGELEYCGSITEDITEYKQVEEERSKTQERLTLALEAANMGIWDWEIQTNQTLWSSNMGPIYGLPSHTLCPSPENFLYLIYPEDRNNFTKAVKLAIEQKTEFVSEHRVIWSDGSLHWLSARGKVYYDENDQPARMLGTTREISERKQAEQKIHEQAALLDIATDAIFVRDFQTEILFWNQGAEKIYGWQNHEAMGKNFRDIFYSTTSPQPEEVIALQTVVKSGTWHGELRRKTKFGQEIMVESRWTLMFDAEGQPKSILIVDTDITKKKELEEQFYRTQRLESIGTLAGGIAHDINNILTPILGAAQLLKGRLAHEQERHPLLLTIIENNAKRGAGLVKQVLSFARGLKGERAIVQVKHLIADVIQIGRQTFPKSIEFAAQISEDLWAVSGDTTQLHQVLMNLVVNARDAMPEGGCLQITAENLFIDETYTRMNFESKVGHHIVITITDTGIGMTPEILNRIFEPFFTTKEVGTGTGLGLSTVLGIIKSHDGFITVSSEVAKGSTFKIFLPSVEEPQIPAIEDLEMHSGQGELILVVDDEPQIRDVAKIILEQYNYQTITASNGIEAIALYAQHKKSISAVLMDMMMPEMDGITAIRTLQRMNPQVQVIACSGLSTIEVLPESANTEVQAVLFKPYTANDLLRNIDQIIRKAGV
- a CDS encoding dihydroorotate dehydrogenase-like protein codes for the protein MNLTTTYLGLELKSPLVPSASPLSQEIDNIKLMEDAGAGAVVMHSLFEEQLILEKYELHHHLTHGTESFAEALTYFPDITNFRIGPEEYLDHIRKAKEKVDIPIIASLNGFSVGGWTEYGKLIQEAGASALELNIYYVPTDPDLISQDIEQNYINILSAVKAAVTIPVAVKLSPYFTNTANMAKRLDDAGADGLVLFNRFYQPDINLETLEVEPHVLLSTPQAMRLPLRWIAILYGRINADLAATSGIHNAHDVLKMLMVGSNITMLCSVLMRHGIDHIRCIEQEMREWMEKHEYESVRQMQGSMSQLNCPNPSSFERAQYMRSLQTYNPEWGRIYIPS